From Syntrophales bacterium, a single genomic window includes:
- a CDS encoding NAD(P)-dependent oxidoreductase produces the protein MKPKIGFIGLGAMGRGMALNILRKGFPLRVFDVDKQAVQRLVEAGATAAADLQAVAEYADWIILSLPDTEVVRTVLWGEAGLASRLSGGQIVIDCGTTHPLATMDFQKRLAESKIDFVDAPVSGMEQRALEGMLTTMAGGSRDIFDKVKPVLESFSKNVEYMGSAGCGQLAKVINNVFFNISCAAVAELLPLAVKMGLDAEKIVEVAGSGTGQSFALNFFGPLILKRDFGQGYPMKKAYKDMSSIMEIMNANKIPIPVTQAALTTYQLALNQGLGDESKGAMVKVWEEVLNVEVRQSR, from the coding sequence ATGAAACCGAAGATCGGTTTTATCGGGCTGGGGGCGATGGGCAGAGGCATGGCCTTGAACATACTCAGGAAAGGTTTCCCCCTGCGTGTCTTCGATGTTGACAAACAGGCAGTGCAACGCCTCGTTGAAGCTGGAGCAACCGCCGCTGCTGATTTACAGGCTGTTGCTGAATATGCGGACTGGATCATCCTTTCTCTTCCCGATACGGAAGTTGTCAGAACAGTGCTCTGGGGGGAGGCGGGCCTCGCGTCTCGCCTTTCCGGCGGCCAGATCGTGATCGATTGCGGAACAACCCATCCTCTGGCGACCATGGATTTTCAGAAGCGCCTCGCGGAATCGAAAATAGACTTCGTTGATGCGCCCGTATCCGGCATGGAGCAAAGAGCTTTGGAGGGAATGTTGACGACCATGGCGGGAGGCTCCCGCGACATTTTCGACAAGGTAAAGCCCGTACTGGAAAGTTTCAGCAAGAATGTCGAGTACATGGGAAGCGCCGGTTGCGGACAGCTTGCCAAGGTCATCAACAATGTCTTCTTCAATATCTCCTGCGCGGCTGTCGCCGAACTTTTGCCGTTAGCCGTAAAAATGGGTCTCGACGCCGAAAAAATCGTTGAGGTTGCCGGAAGCGGGACGGGCCAGAGCTTCGCGCTCAATTTCTTCGGACCGCTGATTCTCAAAAGAGACTTTGGACAGGGCTATCCAATGAAGAAGGCCTACAAGGATATGTCATCCATCATGGAGATCATGAATGCCAATAAAATACCGATACCCGTAACCCAGGCGGCCCTCACGACCTACCAGTTGGCCTTGAATCAGGGATTAGGAGATGAAAGCAAGGGGGCGATGGTGAAAGTCTGGGAAGAAGTGCTCAATGTCGAGGTCAGGCAATCACGATAA